Proteins from one Bactrocera neohumeralis isolate Rockhampton chromosome 3, APGP_CSIRO_Bneo_wtdbg2-racon-allhic-juicebox.fasta_v2, whole genome shotgun sequence genomic window:
- the LOC126752452 gene encoding ankyrin repeat domain-containing protein 29, with protein MSLKKETPSDVLLHLAALRGDEINLRRVLDSGKVHVDCKDEDGTTPLILSAAGGHTPCVLELLEQGADPNSRRATGTTPLFFAAQGGYLDVVKILIKAGASVDTPSVDGGTPLFVAAQGGYVKLVRELLDCGANVNACMKDRATPVFISAQNGHRTVLSLLITAGANPDMKRIDGATPLWIAAQMGHDHICKVLLQNGAFVDAVRCDGATPLFKAAHKGHAAVVTELLKHRPNLGLLPNGETALHAAAMFGHLTVCKQLIAAGSDILQKNQEGLTALQVARQQKYSSICDYLQDRLRLVRARAGTAT; from the exons AAGGAGACTCCGTCCGATGTGCTGTTGCATCTGGCAGCGCTACGTGGCGATGAAATCAACCTGCGGCGCGTACTTGACAGCGGCAAAGTGCATGTGGATTGCAAAGATGAG GATGGCACCACACCTCTCATACTTTCAGCAGCGGGCGGTCATACCCCATGTGTGCTGGAATTGCTTGAACAGGGCGCAGATCCAAATTCGCGACGCGCTACTGGCACAACACCGTTATTTTTCGCAGCACAGGGTGGCTACTTAGATGTGgtgaaaatattgataaaagcCGGTGCCAGTGTGGATACGCCATCGGTG GATGGTGGTACTCCACTATTTGTCGCCGCACAGGGTGGTTACGTGAAATTGGTGCGCGAATTGTTGGATTGTGGCGCCAATGTGAATGCGTGTATGaag GATCGCGCCACACCCGTTTTTATATCCGCACAAAACGGTCATCGCACAGTGTTATCCCTGCTCATCACGGCGGGCGCCAACCCCGATATGAAGCGCATCGATGGCGCCACACCACTGTGGATCGCCGCACAAATGGGGCACGATCACATATGCAAAGTGTTGTTGCAAAATGGCGCGTTTGTGGACGCTGTGCGCTGTGACGGCGCGACGCCACTCTTTAAGGCGGCGCACAAGGGACACGCGGCGGTTGTGACTGAACTCTTGAAACACAGACCTAATCTAGGGCTACTACCG aatGGTGAAACAGCGTTGCATGCGGCAGCCATGTTCGGTCATTTAACGGTGTGCAAGCAACTGATCGCCGCAGGCAGCGATATATTGCAGAAAAACCAGGAGGGGCTCACCGCTTTGCAGGTGGCGCGCCAGCAGAAATACTCGTCGATCTGTGATTATCTGCAGGATCGCTTGCGTCTGGTGCGTGCGCGTGCTGGTACGGCCACATAA